GAGTTTTAACCGCTGATTCATCGCAGCAATCTCTATCAGTGCAGCAAGATTCCGTCCGGGTTTGACAGGTATTGTTATCTCAGGCACACGAACACCTAAAATATCTGTGAACTTGTCTTCTAACCCTAACCGTTCGTATTCTTTCTCACCTTTCCAGTGTTCAAGTTGAACCACTAAATCAATCTGTATAGAGTCCATAACTGCAAAAATACCAAACAGATTCCGTATATCAATAATTCCAATACCTCTTATTTCCATATGATGTCTGATAAGCTCTTCTCCGCAACCGATGAGAATATCGCCAGGCCGCCTTTTAATTTCTACAACATCATCTGCAACAAGCACATGGCCTCTTTTTATAAGTTCCAGTGCGCATTCTGATTTCCCAATTGATGAGTCGCCAAAAATCAGAACACCCATACCTGAAACACTGATAAGCACGCCGTGTTTCACAACTGACGGCGCAAGCACATCTTCAAGAAACAAAGTTAGTTCTGTTATAAACCGCCCGGTTTCTAACGCACTTTTCAGTAATGGAATATTATGTTCTTTTGAGAGCCGGATAAACTCATTTGGTACATCTAAATTTCTCGTTATCACTATTGCTGGAATCTCATATGAAAAAATCCTGTCAAAAACCTGTTTAGAAATTTCGTGTGATTTCAAATATGTCATCTCACTCAACCCCAGAACCTGAATACGCTGATATGGAAAATAATCAAAAAAACCGGTTAATACAAGTCCCATCCGATTCATATCAGCAACGGTAATTTTTTTATGAAAACCGTCTGCACCGGCAACGATTTCAAGCAAAAATTCTGTTTCTTTCTTTTCAAATAGTTCCTTGATAGTGATACTTTTGTCCATCATAAAATCAGGTTAAAATTAAAGGTATAAATTAAAATAATATCCAGAAATTTTACCCTTTAACCTTTGCCCTTTAACTTGCCTTTATAGTTCATCCTCTTCTTTTATTATCTTGATTACTTCCTGTGGTGTTTGAGCATCTCTGAGTGATTGTCGGAAAAATTTATCTTTCAACAGACGCGAAATTTTTGCAATTGCCTGAAGATGCTCACTGATAGATTCCGGCGGGGCAACCATCAGAAATATTATATATACAGGTTCGCCATCAAGCGAATCAAAATCAATTCCTGTTTTAGACAGCCCAAGTGAAGCAACTATTTTTGTAATGTCCTCGCTTTTTGCATGTGGTATTGCGACACCCTGTCCTATACCAGTAGAGCCGGTACTCTCGCGTTTCATAATCGCTTCTACTGTTTTATCAATGTTTTTTACCAGTTTCTTCTTTGCAAGTATCTCTACGAGTTCAGTTACTACCTCTTTTTTTGTTTTCCCTGTTAACTCCGTTATCACGCAACTTTCAGACAGAAAATCTAAAATTTTCATACTGCTCAACCTCCTATAATTTCTATCAATTCGTAATTAGAATCCGATTTTTTATATATTACGGATAGTTTTTTGGTATCTTTATTTACAAAAACCCAGCATGTATAATAGTTGTTGCTTTCCAGAATTTCTATCGCCTCGTCAACACTTGAACTGCTTGGCTTAATTTTTCTTTTATTCAAGTCAATCGAGATTTGTTCTGATTGAAGATACTTATTGTCTGCTAAAAAGTTGGCAGATTGCCTATGTGATTTCATTTTTTCTTTTTCTTTTTTAACCCGTTGTTCAATTTTATCAGATATTATATCGGCTGCTGAATAGAAATCAGCTGCCTGTTGTTTTATTTTTATTGTCCGTCCTGTAATACTAATGATTACTTCCATTGTATACAGGTATCTCTGTTTACTCAAAAAAACTTCTACTTTATTTATTCCTGAAAAGTATTTCTCAGATTTTGATATTTTTGTTTTGATATAGTCAGCCAGTACTGCGGAAACTTTCAGTTTTTTTGCTCTGATGTTAACCAGCATTTGTCCTCCGAAATTTACATTCTGAATTTTTCGCCAAGATATATTTTTCGTGCTTCTTCACTTTCTAAAAGTTGCTGTGATGTTCCTTCTATTAAAATTTTACCATCGTAAATTATGTATGCTCTATCAATAATTTCTAATGCCTCACGAACATTGTGGTCAGTTAAGACAATCCCTATCCCTGATTTTTTAAGTTCTTTTATTATATTCTGGATATCAGTAACTGTAATAGGGTCAATACCGACAAATGGTTCGTCAAGCAATATAAATTTTGGATTTATCGCTAATGCTCGTGCGATTTCAGTTCGCCGTCGTTCACCGCCCGAAAGCGTATGTGGATATCTATCTTTCAAATGATATATGCTGAGCTGGTTTAGCAATGTTTCACAGCGGTCTTGGCGTTCCTCGTCAGTTAAATCAAACATTTCAAGTACTGATAGAATATTCCCTTGAACTGTTAAACCTCTGAAAACTGACGATTCTTGCGCTAGATAGACAAGCCCCCGACGGGCACGCTGATGAACTGCGAGATTAGTAATATTCTCAGAATTAAAAAAAATATCGCCTGAATCCGCTTTTATTAAACCGACAATGATATGAAATGTGGTAGTTTTACCAGCACCATTAGGACCCAACAGACCGACGATTTCAGCGTTATGCATATTTAACGAGAGCCCGTTTATGACTCTATGCCGACCATATGATTTTTCAATATTTTCAATAGTTATTTGCATGTGTGCCTTTGACAGGATTAACAGGATTTTTGATTCTTTTATCCTGTGAATCCTGTCAGAATCTTTTTTTTGCCGACTGTCATGCCACAGGCGTATCCGTCTCCGGCGGAAAGTCGGGTATAAAGTTCACGCCTACAAATTTCAGCAAAACTTACCTATTACCATAATAGATTATATTTAAAAATTAAGGATTGTCAAGTTGTTGTTCTGTTCCTTCTACTCCACTTTCAATTTGTTTTTGTCTTTCTTGGGCTTCAGTGTTAAACTCATTTATCTGCTGTTGTACATCTTTTATCATCCCTGGATAACTGCTGGTACTTATATTCTGTTCTGTCAGTGTTTGTTCCGCCTGTTTATCAAGTGACGGCTTTTTGAACTAAATCCTGGAAACAAAATAGTATAAAACTACCACAATAACTGCGGCTAATAGTATTTCCAGCAGTGCAAACCCGTCTACTCGTTTTCCAATTCTTAAAACTTTAAATCTTTCTGCTATATTACTCATTTGTGTAATATTACACATTTGCTCTATATTACCGACAACCTGATGACCTAAAACAATCGGGAATTTAAGTGGCGGTGTTCTGCCTTCAATCTCATCTAATTCTGTATGACAAACCCCACATACTGAAACCTTTACTAAAATTTCATTCTCTTTAGGAACAGGTTTTGGCAATTTCATTAGTTCCAGTGGTTTCTTGTTTTTGTTGAGATCACAGCATTGTTTTAATACCATCGCTTTCATAGTATTTTTTTAAAAGACTCTGACAGGATTTACAGGATAAAAAGACAGCCACAGAAATACACAGAATAACACTGAAAGCAAAAAACTTAATAGAATACTCTGTGAGTTTCTGTGAAATTCAGTGCAAAAAATAAAATCCTGTTAATCCCGTCAAAAGAAAGTTCAATGATTTTCCTCCGGCCCCATTTTTTTCAGGAACTGGCGAACTTTGGTAACTAAACTGTTTGCTATTTTGCCGGAATTATCTATCTGCTTTCCTACACTGTCACCGCCGCCACCACTACCCTTCCAGTAGTCATTCCCAACTGCATTAAGCAGTATAATTTTTTTTTGTTCCTGCTGACTCAAAAATACTTTTACTCGCCGGCTTTTCTGTTTTGGTTTCACTTCATTAACTAAAATTACAGCACCGAATTCCTGGGTTTTAGCATCAGTAAGTTTTTTGGTGTTACTTAATAGAATATAGCAACCGTCTTTCAGCAGCATACCTATAACTTTGGAAATCACCGGGTCGCTAAACCGGCTTTTCTCAGATACAATAAGTACTCGTTTTGAAGATGTTTTATTGCCGAATTCATTGTTTTGCGGGAAAATGCAAGATAACGAATTAGAAAAGATAAAAATTAATAACAGCAAGTATCGTATTTTTTTCAAAATTTTTTTTACCATTACTTTTTTTTATTTTACTTTGAATTCAACTCTCTCAGATTTCGCAGGTTTATCAACGACTATTTTACTGTCTTCTTTTATCTCGTTAGATAACACTTTCTGGCTCAATATATCAACTATCTCTCGCTGTATGGTTCTTTTTAACGGACGGGCACCATACACAGGGTCAAACCCGATACTCGCTAAAAACTCTTTCGCTTTGTTGGTGAGTTCAACTGTAATTTTTTTATCAGCAAGCCGTTTATTCACGAGTTCTATCTGCAAGTCAACAATTTTTTTGATATGCTCAATTGTAAGATAATGAAATATAATAACTTCATCTATCCGGTTCAAAAACTCAGGCCGAAAGTATTGTTTCAAAACAGCGAGTAGTTTCTCTTTGATTTCTTTTTCCATAAACTCCAGAACCTGTGAGACTGTTTTTTGATAAAACTCTGTGCCTAAATTAGATGTCATAATAATTACAGTATTTCTGAAGTCAACGGTTCTACCATGACCATCTGTAAGCCGACCATCTTCAAGTATCTGTAATAGCAGATTGAACACATCAGGGTGTGCTTTCTCTATCTCGTCAAAAAGTATCACTGAATACGGTTTCCGCCGGATTGTTTCTGTTAACTGCCCGCCTTCTTCATAGCCGACATATCCTGGTGGCGCACCAACAAGCCGCGCAACCGTATGCTTTTCCATATATTCAGACATATCAATACGAACCATATTTTTTTCGTCGTTGAATAGGAATTCGGCAAGTGCACGAGCGAGTTCCGTTTTGCCTACACCTGTAGGACCTAAAAATATAAACGAGCCGATTGGTCTATTTGGCTCTGAAAGACCGCTTCTTGAACGTCTGATTGCGTTTGAAATAGCAACAATCGCATCGTCCTGTCCGATAACCCGTCTCTTGAGCGCTTCTTCCATTCTTAAAAGTTTCTGTGTTTCTGTTTCAAGCATTTTTGAGACGGGGATACCGGTCCACTTTGAAACAACCTCTGCGATATCTTCTTCGTCAACTTCTTCTTTTAGCAGTTTTTGATTTTTCTGGATTTCTTGCAGTTTTTTGTTTTCATCATCTAACTGTTTCTGTAATTCGCGTATCTTACCATACCGCAATTCCGCCACCTTCCCTAAATCGCCAACTCGTTCTGCTTGTTGTTCTTCTATTTTTGTTTTTTCTATTCCCTGCTTGAGTTCACGAATTTTTGTGATTACTTCTTTTTCTTTCTGCCATTGTTTAGAAAATTGGTCTCGTTCTTCTTTTAATTCGTCAAGTTTTTTATTTACCACACCTACTTCTTCCGTCTTTGATTTTTCTTTCAGAAGCCCCTGCCGTTCAATTTCTAACTGCCTGATTTTTCGTTCTAAATCGTCAAGTTCCGACGGCATTGAATCAATTTCAATCCGCAACCGCGAGGATGCTTCATCCATCAAGTCAATCGCTTTGTCTGGTAAGAATCTATCTGAAACATATCTGTTTGATAAGACCGCTGCGGAAACAAGTGCAGCGTCCTTGATTTTAACACCATGATGGACCTCATATCTTTCCTTGAGCCCTCTTAAAATCGCAATTGTATCATCTACCGTTGGTGGCTGAACTATTATTGGTTGAAATCTTCGTTCTAATGCTGCGTCTTTTTCAATATGTTTTCTGTATTCGTCTAATGTTGTCACACCAATACAACGGAGTTCGCCTCTGGCAAGAAGCGGCTTCATAATATTCGCAGCATCAATTGCGCCTTCAGCCGCACCGGCACCTACAAGCGTATGAATTTCGTCAATAAAAAGCACTATCTCGCCTTCTCGGGCAACAATTTCTTTTAGTACCGCTTTAAGCCGGTCTTCAAACTCGCCACGAAATTTAGCACCTGCAATTAATGCACCCATATCTAACGCAAGCACTCGCCTGTTTTTTAACATCTCAGGCACATCGCTTGCAACAATCCGACGAGCAAGCCCTTCTGCAATCGCGGTTTTGCCAACACCGGGCTCACCAATTAAAACAGGATTGTTTTTTGTCCTGCGTGATAAAACCTGCATTACCCGACGGATTTCGTCATCCCTGCCTATTACAGGGTCAAGTTTCTCTTTTCTCGCCAGTTCAGTCAAATTTCTTGTGTACTTTTCTAACGCTTGATATTTATCTTCCGGATTCTGGTCAGTAACTTTCATATTTCCTCTCATTTCAGCAAGTGTTTTAAGTATCTTTTCTTTTGTTATGCCGTATCTGAAAATTATCTCTTTTGATTTCGTATTTGATTCTGAAATCGCAAGAAAAAGATGCTCGGTTGATATGAACTCGTCTTTTAATGCATCTGCTTCTAATTTTGCTTCAGAAATTATTCTGGCAAGTTCATTAGACAAATAATAATTCTGACCGCAGCCATTTACTCTTGCCAGTTTTTCAATTTCTTTTTCAACCTCTTTTTTTAGATGCAAAATGTCAACTGAAAGTTTTTGTAAAATTTCTGGAACTATTCCGTCGCTTTGTTCAATCAATGCAAAAAGTAGATGCAAATCAGTAAGTTGCTGGTTGTGATGTTCCTCTGCAACCGCCTGCGCTTCTGCAAGTGCTTCCTGTGATTTAACTGTGAATTTATTAAGGTTCACATTTTAATTTATTGGAGTTCTATGTTCAAACTTTCACCATTACTTGTTTCACTTTCTATAGATGCGACACCGAAACCAGTAATACCGAGTTTAGTTGTAAAATTATATTTTTCACCATCAGTAATAGCAACCACGCTACCTGATGTATCCGTCCGACAGAAATTACTGCTACTGATACAAACTGCGTATCGTTTGAGTGTTGGGGTTAGTTCAGATTCATAGAAACTGCTGCCTTTCAGATAGCCGAACTGCAATATCACAAGTTCAGGCGAGACCGCTCTTATGAACTCATTTGTTGATGCGTATTTATCACCGTGTGAAGGCACCAGCAAAACTGTTGATTTTAATGTATCGGATGCGGCATCAATCAAAGCCCATTCTGCATCCCGTTTTATATTTGATGTGAACAGAAACGAGATTTTGCCGTATACAAGTCGTAGCACAACTGAATTGTTACTAGTAATATCATCTGCTGATTGAAATCCAGTAGCAGGTGGCCATAATGCAAAAAGTTTTAGGTTTTGTTCCTGATAGATTATTTTACCAGCGGAAGCATGAAAATGTTTTTGTGGCAGGTTTTTGTTTGAATTTTTACAAATTGTTTTTAAGAACTCGTAATAATCTGTGTAGAACTGGCTGGTTTTTTTATTAAATGGTGCAAGTTGCAGTTTCCAATCACCGACTGCTGATAAAAATTCCGAATATGTGTTTTCAAGTGAACTTTTTTGGGGGTCTAATACACTCCAGATTTCAGCTATCGGTGTTTTTTCAATAACTGCGGGGAGCCCGCCGATATGGCCGGTTTCAAGCGATGTCAGAATCAATCGGTCAAGTTTTCTGATTTTATATTTAGAAAAAGTAGGCAGAATTGTTGAAGTGCCAAAATTCCAGTTACCACCACCTGTGCCACCATCAATCAGTATATTTTTGCCTTGTGGTGTCTGAATAATCACAGATGAGCCGAATGTAGCATCAAAGAATGTAACCTGTAATTTTTCAATTAGTCCAATTGGACTAATTGAAAAATTAAAATATATTACCAGCCCGATAACAGCAGATACAACAAGCCCGTAACATATTTTTTTTCTTAATTCTGGTACAGAAAGGATATCTTTTAGTTGATAATACGCACCTTCTAACAGATAAAAAACCGGCTTATACATCACAAAAATCAAGACAGCGATATAATACAAAACAAGTTCTATTGGTGTTGGTATTTCAACAAACGGGTATGGGAATCGGACGGCAAAAAAATGCGCCATATCCATAAACAGTTTAGAACAAAGGTAGTTTGTAGAGTTTATCAAGAATGCTATTTTTAAGCCGAGCGCTGATAGCCCAACTGCTGAAAATACGAGTTCAAACAAATCGGCAATCAGTCCTAACTGAACTATGTAGCCAATTAATGGTATAGCGATATAATTTGCATAGACACCTGCGATTGGGAACTGTTTAAAATATACAGCTGAAAGCGGCCACATCATCCCAATCTGTATAGCAATTTGAGAATATGTGAATACAACAAACGGTTTCGGCAGAGATTGGAAATCAAAATTTTTGAGTGGATATTTGTTGTTCAAAATTTTTGTTCCGACTACTGATAAACCTAATAGAATCAGGAATCCTGACAGAAAATTTTTATTCACAAAAATATCCGGGTTGGTTACTGCGAGCCCTGTAGAGAGCAAAATCCACAACAGTATTACCAGAAACGACCAGCCACGCATTAAAAATCTGCATACATCTTCTACAGGACGAGATATATGTGCCAGAGACCATACAGCCATAAATGACAACACAAACGAGCCATCAGGCAGCATCAGCGGGTCAAAAAACAAAATGATAAATGCAGCGACTGGTATTGTAATCACGGTTGACATTCGCATTCCGAACCCGCCGAAAGTATACGCGAACTGACCTATTGATGACATCAATGCGGCACGG
This DNA window, taken from Elusimicrobiota bacterium, encodes the following:
- the hprK gene encoding HPr(Ser) kinase/phosphatase, which encodes MDKSITIKELFEKKETEFLLEIVAGADGFHKKITVADMNRMGLVLTGFFDYFPYQRIQVLGLSEMTYLKSHEISKQVFDRIFSYEIPAIVITRNLDVPNEFIRLSKEHNIPLLKSALETGRFITELTLFLEDVLAPSVVKHGVLISVSGMGVLIFGDSSIGKSECALELIKRGHVLVADDVVEIKRRPGDILIGCGEELIRHHMEIRGIGIIDIRNLFGIFAVMDSIQIDLVVQLEHWKGEKEYERLGLEDKFTDILGVRVPEITIPVKPGRNLAALIEIAAMNQRLKLRGYHAAQELNKRLIETMKEKNNP
- a CDS encoding PTS sugar transporter subunit IIA, coding for MKILDFLSESCVITELTGKTKKEVVTELVEILAKKKLVKNIDKTVEAIMKRESTGSTGIGQGVAIPHAKSEDITKIVASLGLSKTGIDFDSLDGEPVYIIFLMVAPPESISEHLQAIAKISRLLKDKFFRQSLRDAQTPQEVIKIIKEEDEL
- the raiA gene encoding ribosome-associated translation inhibitor RaiA, whose amino-acid sequence is MLVNIRAKKLKVSAVLADYIKTKISKSEKYFSGINKVEVFLSKQRYLYTMEVIISITGRTIKIKQQAADFYSAADIISDKIEQRVKKEKEKMKSHRQSANFLADNKYLQSEQISIDLNKRKIKPSSSSVDEAIEILESNNYYTCWVFVNKDTKKLSVIYKKSDSNYELIEIIGG
- the lptB gene encoding LPS export ABC transporter ATP-binding protein, whose translation is MQITIENIEKSYGRHRVINGLSLNMHNAEIVGLLGPNGAGKTTTFHIIVGLIKADSGDIFFNSENITNLAVHQRARRGLVYLAQESSVFRGLTVQGNILSVLEMFDLTDEERQDRCETLLNQLSIYHLKDRYPHTLSGGERRRTEIARALAINPKFILLDEPFVGIDPITVTDIQNIIKELKKSGIGIVLTDHNVREALEIIDRAYIIYDGKILIEGTSQQLLESEEARKIYLGEKFRM
- a CDS encoding alcohol dehydrogenase catalytic domain-containing protein, coding for MVLKQCCDLNKNKKPLELMKLPKPVPKENEILVKVSVCGVCHTELDEIEGRTPPLKFPIVLGHQVVGNIEQMCNITQMSNIAERFKVLRIGKRVDGFALLEILLAAVIVVVLYYFVSRI
- the clpB gene encoding ATP-dependent chaperone ClpB; translation: MNLNKFTVKSQEALAEAQAVAEEHHNQQLTDLHLLFALIEQSDGIVPEILQKLSVDILHLKKEVEKEIEKLARVNGCGQNYYLSNELARIISEAKLEADALKDEFISTEHLFLAISESNTKSKEIIFRYGITKEKILKTLAEMRGNMKVTDQNPEDKYQALEKYTRNLTELARKEKLDPVIGRDDEIRRVMQVLSRRTKNNPVLIGEPGVGKTAIAEGLARRIVASDVPEMLKNRRVLALDMGALIAGAKFRGEFEDRLKAVLKEIVAREGEIVLFIDEIHTLVGAGAAEGAIDAANIMKPLLARGELRCIGVTTLDEYRKHIEKDAALERRFQPIIVQPPTVDDTIAILRGLKERYEVHHGVKIKDAALVSAAVLSNRYVSDRFLPDKAIDLMDEASSRLRIEIDSMPSELDDLERKIRQLEIERQGLLKEKSKTEEVGVVNKKLDELKEERDQFSKQWQKEKEVITKIRELKQGIEKTKIEEQQAERVGDLGKVAELRYGKIRELQKQLDDENKKLQEIQKNQKLLKEEVDEEDIAEVVSKWTGIPVSKMLETETQKLLRMEEALKRRVIGQDDAIVAISNAIRRSRSGLSEPNRPIGSFIFLGPTGVGKTELARALAEFLFNDEKNMVRIDMSEYMEKHTVARLVGAPPGYVGYEEGGQLTETIRRKPYSVILFDEIEKAHPDVFNLLLQILEDGRLTDGHGRTVDFRNTVIIMTSNLGTEFYQKTVSQVLEFMEKEIKEKLLAVLKQYFRPEFLNRIDEVIIFHYLTIEHIKKIVDLQIELVNKRLADKKITVELTNKAKEFLASIGFDPVYGARPLKRTIQREIVDILSQKVLSNEIKEDSKIVVDKPAKSERVEFKVK
- a CDS encoding ComEC/Rec2 family competence protein encodes the protein MTKKLTIFCYAFVAGVAAAMILHPATIPITTQTILWTFSGVCGVLYILFKKTKYTTLFLILTPAFFAAANYYKKIDISGRNHISQFVDTNFFDRTILTGTVVREPDARDFHTKLTVKPELIEKPSKSGWGIIKSSTTFTGKTGYVLVSIYPAVGDFYYNVEYGDRIKVDAALLPPSVLKNPAGFDYGRYLKARNVYAVMYVKNPEYIQYLGKGESGWLTQFALKLKRRFLLTIRKTMPYPYSAFLGGVSLGSRGGVPDKVKYEFRATGVAHVLAVSGLHVGFVHILLLMLCRVFKVPKKPTWFVVVFGLLIFTIITGASPATRRAALMSSIGQFAYTFGGFGMRMSTVITIPVAAFIILFFDPLMLPDGSFVLSFMAVWSLAHISRPVEDVCRFLMRGWSFLVILLWILLSTGLAVTNPDIFVNKNFLSGFLILLGLSVVGTKILNNKYPLKNFDFQSLPKPFVVFTYSQIAIQIGMMWPLSAVYFKQFPIAGVYANYIAIPLIGYIVQLGLIADLFELVFSAVGLSALGLKIAFLINSTNYLCSKLFMDMAHFFAVRFPYPFVEIPTPIELVLYYIAVLIFVMYKPVFYLLEGAYYQLKDILSVPELRKKICYGLVVSAVIGLVIYFNFSISPIGLIEKLQVTFFDATFGSSVIIQTPQGKNILIDGGTGGGNWNFGTSTILPTFSKYKIRKLDRLILTSLETGHIGGLPAVIEKTPIAEIWSVLDPQKSSLENTYSEFLSAVGDWKLQLAPFNKKTSQFYTDYYEFLKTICKNSNKNLPQKHFHASAGKIIYQEQNLKLFALWPPATGFQSADDITSNNSVVLRLVYGKISFLFTSNIKRDAEWALIDAASDTLKSTVLLVPSHGDKYASTNEFIRAVSPELVILQFGYLKGSSFYESELTPTLKRYAVCISSSNFCRTDTSGSVVAITDGEKYNFTTKLGITGFGVASIESETSNGESLNIELQ